The window GGATTTGCAAATAAAGCAGTCGACGAGTCAAAGGAAAGAATCCGGGGCGCATTCTCTAGCGCCAAGCTAGAACTACCCCGCAAGCGCATTATCATAAACCTCGCCCCGGCCGATGTGCCCAAGAACAGCACAAGTTTTGACCTTCCTATGGTCGCGTCTATATTGTTAGCAAGCGGACAAGTCGCCCAGCCGATACCGCACACAACGGCACTCATTGGAGAGCTAGGACTAGATGGAAACATCCGTGCAGTACGTGGCATCATCGGCAAACTGTTGGGTGGCCGTCAGAAAGGACTCAAGACCTTTTATATCCCTCGAGATAACTTGCAGCAGGCCATGCTAGTACCTGGGCTCGAGCTTGTGCCGGTCGCAACAGTCAGAGAACTTTACTTAGACTTGACGGATACAGTTTCCCTAAAACGTGTTCAATCTGGAGCAAAGATTCTGGCCACCGATAAAACCAATGTGCACTCTATTGATTTTGGTGATGTTGTCGGCCAAGCGCGAGCCAAGCGAGCACTGGAGATTGCAGCAGCAGGTGGGCACAATATATTCATGAATGGCGCACCCGGATCTGGTAAAAGCATGTTAGCCAAGGCACTGCCAACAATATTGCCAGACATGACAACCGAGGAGATGCTCGAGACTACTCACGTTCATAGCTTAACGAGCAAGGAGTACGAACAAATCATTACACAGCGCCCCTTTCGGTCGCCCCACCATAGCTCAAGTATGATTTCCATTATGGGTGGCGGGCAAAACCCTCGACCAGGCGAAATAAGCCTAGCTCATAACGGTGTATTATTTTTTGATGAATTCCCAGAGTTCAATCGTGCCGTCCTGGAGGGACTGCGGCAACCA is drawn from Verrucomicrobiia bacterium and contains these coding sequences:
- a CDS encoding YifB family Mg chelatase-like AAA ATPase, producing the protein MGATVKSILDAGNQAVLIDVECHVSNGLPTILIVGFANKAVDESKERIRGAFSSAKLELPRKRIIINLAPADVPKNSTSFDLPMVASILLASGQVAQPIPHTTALIGELGLDGNIRAVRGIIGKLLGGRQKGLKTFYIPRDNLQQAMLVPGLELVPVATVRELYLDLTDTVSLKRVQSGAKILATDKTNVHSIDFGDVVGQARAKRALEIAAAGGHNIFMNGAPGSGKSMLAKALPTILPDMTTEEMLETTHVHSLTSKEYEQIITQRPFRSPHHSSSMISIMGGGQNPRPGEISLAHNGVLFFDEFPEFNRAVLEGLRQPLEDRKVSIARARDTVEFPAHFVLVATSNPCPCGYYGSSKTCICPPYQIAKYRQKVSGPIIDRIDLYIDVDEVKHEQLLRDSSQESSSSIQKRVAKARKRQLDRYRSVSKQNATLTNRDIKGFLTIQPEAEELLNRAAQKLDISARSYMKILKVAQTIADLSAQSSIQPEHVSEALQYRRPSNQTF